One window from the genome of Ananas comosus cultivar F153 linkage group 13, ASM154086v1, whole genome shotgun sequence encodes:
- the LOC109719060 gene encoding methylsterol monooxygenase 2-1-like: MALNLLESVWQYLITNFSEFQLATLGTFIIHESVFFLSGLPSLLFERSGLFSKYKIQKKANTPASQDKCVLRLILYHICVNLPLMIVSYPAFKFMGLKSSVPLPPWTVVLSQILFYFILEDFVFYWGHRILHTKWLYQHIHSIHHEYATPFGLTSEYAHPAEILFLGFATVVGPALTGPHLLTLWLWVVLRVLETVEAHSGYHFPWSPSNFLPLYGGADFHDYHHRLLYTKSGNYSSTFVYMDWLFGTDKGYRKLKALEDEQRKQL, encoded by the exons ATGGCGCTAAATCTCCTCGAATCCGTGTGGCAG TATCTGATCACTAATTTCAGCGAATTTCAATTGGCAACCTTGGGCACTTTCATAATACATGAAAGTGTCTTCTTTTTGTCCGGCCTTCCATCTTTGCTCTTTGAGAGGTCTGGGCTTTTCAGCAAATACAAAATTCAG AAAAAAGCTAACACCCCTGCTTCACAAGACAAATGCGTTCTGCGTCTAATTCTGTATCATATCTGCGTGAACTTACCGCTTATGATTGTGTCCTACCCTGCTTTCAAATTCATGGGCCTGAAAAGCAGTGTACCATTGCCGCCTTG GACTGTTGTCCTATCTCAAATTCTTTTCTACTTCATCTTGGAGGATTTTGTATTCTATTGGGGGCACAGGATTCTGCATACAAAATGGTTGTACCAGCATATTCACAGTATTCATCATGA ATATGCTACACCATTTGGATTGACTTCCGAGTATGCCCATCCTGCTGAAATATTATTCCTTGGCTTTGCTACCGTTGTTGGACCTGCTCTTACTGGGCCTCACCTGTTGACTTTGTGGCTGTGGGTAGTATTAAGAGTCTTGGAGACGGTTGAGGCTCACAGTGGATATCACTTCCCATGGAGCCCATCAAATTTCTTGCCACTGTATGGAGG TGCCGACTTTCATGACTACCATCACCGTTTGCTTTATACCAAGTCCGGAAACTACTCATCTACTTTTGTCTACATGGACTG GTTATTCGGCACCGACAAAGGCTACCGCAAGTTGAAGGCCCTTGAGGATGAACAAAGGAAACAATTATAG
- the LOC109719206 gene encoding probable transcriptional regulator RABBIT EARS, with translation MHSIIMEQTKYNWMWARRQLSEGPLLGSSIQRIATPSSYHESWEEQAFEKDSIGHLGGYTWPPRSYSCSFCRREFRSAQALGGHMNVHRRDRARLKQLSSSPSSIEDQENNQQDRQNTCTPLGHAHQENTKEQLLPAEQSLSDPAQVVMLELNLGRENSKQREANFCRKLRDKSRDEEEIISSKRRCIDAIFPLVMKSSPGEQQNIRSQVLKISPGPVGELDLELRLGSHPKAK, from the exons ATGCACAGCATAATAATGGAGCAAACCAAGTACAATTGGATGTGGGCTAGAAGGCAATTGAGTGAAGGGCCTCTCCTTGGCTCCTCAATTCAAAGAATCGCCACCCCTTCCTCCTATCATGAGTCATGGGAAGAACAAGCATTTGAGAAGGATTCCATAGGCCACCTGGGGGGATACACATGGCCTCCAAGATCCTATTCATGCAGCTTTTGTCGGAGAGAATTCCGATCAGCTCAAGCTCTGGGCGGCCACATGAACGTGCATCGAAGGGACCGAGCAAGGCTTAAGCAATTATCTTCAAGCCCTAGTAGTATCGAAGACCAAGAGAATAATCAACAAGACCGCCAAAATACTTGTACTCCGTTAGGACACGCACATCAG GAGAACACAAAGGAACAGCTTCTTCCTGCCGAGCAATCCCTCAGTGATCCAGCTCAAGTTGTGATGTTGGAGTTGAATCTTGGGAGGGAGAATTCAAAGCAAAGGGAAGCTAATTTTTGCCGCAAATTAAGAGATAAATCCAGAGATGAGGAGGAGATTATAAGTAGCAAGAGACGCTGCATAGATGCAATATTTCCTTTAGTCATGAAATCATCACCAGGTGAGCAGCAAAACATACGATCTCAGGTTCTGAAAATAAGCCCCGGCCCAGTCGGTGAATTAGATCTCGAGCTTAGGTTGGGTAGTCATCCAAAAGCGAAATAG